A window of Drosophila sulfurigaster albostrigata strain 15112-1811.04 chromosome X, ASM2355843v2, whole genome shotgun sequence genomic DNA:
gaaaaaaagaataatacgagagagagcaagaaaaAACAAGGAAAATACGTaacaaagtagaaaaaaatgaagaaaatatatacaaaatgcaaagtgcaaaaaaaaggtGAGTgcaagaaacaaacaaacaaacaaaacattacaaaaaaaaaattaaaaaaaaaattacaaaacatatacaaaatCATGTGTAACAAGTATGCAATAGTATACAGCATGCTCGACTAGCAAACACCCtctaaataccaaaataaatattatacaaatttatatacaaaatatcgAGTTAAACTAAGACGaataattgccaaaaatatgctaaaaattTCACTTCTTTACACACTCTGAGGTTTACAGGATATCTCTAGCTTAACCCTTACTTAATAcccataaaaaaaactttatattaatatttgtgttaGTTACAATTTGTCTACTAGTATTATTACTACTATTGCCACTacatataccctgtaaataccCTATAAAAGTGCATTATAATGCTGTTCTgcatataccctgtaaataccCTATAAAAGTGCACTGCATGTGCCCTCTAAATACCCTAAGAAACGTGCGTTTTAGTGTTAACACAAAGTGACaaatggtattattttcatgaTAAAAAATTACGTATGCGACATGTGTGCAATgtgataaatttgaaattgttgctgctgctgctgtttgaacggacatttacagggtatgcggTGCAAGGACACAATGCTGCATCTACGAATATGGCTGAAATGCGTTGCCACAAAgcaaaagttcaaaatatGGCAATGACAgaagccagcagcagcagcagcagcagaagcagcgactggcagcagcagcaactgcaattgcagcaacaaccacagcaacagcaacagcagtgacagcaacagcaacaacagcaatgaacAGCGGGTTGCATGAAACcgaagcacacacaaaaatgacAATGAAGATGGCAACACAAAATTGGAGCGACAACAAAAGGGATGGGCGCCATGTTGAATGCTTTTGGGGATATCCGGATCGGCGTGGCACGAAAAAGAGGATGAACGGTGGGAAGGAGGGGAGTGGAGGAGGGGAATGAACAGCGTGTCGCGGTTGTtgtctttgtgtgtttgtgctgcagcattgcattgcattgctgTCTGCCCGATTGACTGTCTCTGACCTGCCCCAAAATGTGTCTGACTCGACTtgcctcgactcgactcgactccacTCGtctcatttcgtttcgttgttACTTTTGGCCCTGCCTCAATGGGATTGCCTTACCCACGTTACCCCGCCTGCCTGTCGTGTCTGTCTGAATGTTTGTTGCACATACCTTAGATGTATTGTCCTGCACCCATGCATCTGGCTTACCGTAGTCCGGGGGATTCGCATACGGATCGTAGCCCAGCACGGATAGCATGGGCGCTATGTTGGCCATATCGTGCACCACATCGCTCGGTATTTGGTCGACCCACTTGGACAGCGCCTCCAGATTGACCGGCTTGATAACCTGATCCGACGACCTTTCCACCCTGTTGATGTTCATATGTTCATGTTGTGCACACAATTTCCAATTAGTTAATGCTGCTTTGCCATCGCCTTCGACtgacttttgttgttatacTCACTTGGACAACGGCACTCCATTGGGCTTATTAATAAATTCCTCATGATGCAGCACAGCTTCGTTCCATGGCACATCCAAGAATTTCAAGATTTTTCGCATCCATTCCTCTGGATGCAGCACCAACTGCTCGTAGTAAACCTTTTGAAGACACAAAGAACATTCCCATTGTTATTAAGTCGAGAGTGCATACTACTTGTATAAGTGTGTGCTTAAGGCATTCTTATTTTGAACAGCGCTGTAAGCATTGCAATTTTCATCACCAGAACTtcatttttatcttattttgaACTGCAATTATTGCTGCAATTACTTTGCAGAAATTATTAAGTCGATTCAGAAAATGgttattttaattactgtTGCAAAATTGCACATTGACCATTTCATTTTACGTGCTCAGcaatttatgttttcattaCGCTTGCTAATCTACTAACGAGTTGTTTCATAGAAAGCAGGGTTGTCACCTgactcaaaaataaatatacaaaagctAATTCACTTTGGACTTTAACTTTCTTTTTAGTTAACAAATTTGCCCACAAATTAGTTTATGTTTGAAGATTTGCCTTATAGAAAGCAGGGTTGTCACCTTACTCAAAggtaaatatacaaaagctAATTTATTTGGactttaacttttttattagttATCAAAATTGCCCACAAATTAGTTTCTGTTTGAAGATTTGCCTTATAGAAAGCAGGGTTGTCACCTGACTCAAAggtaaatatacaaaagctAATTTATTTGGactttaacttttaactttcTTATTAGTTAACAAGATTGCCCACAAATTAGTTTATGTTTGCAGATTTGCCTTATAGAAAGCAGGGTTGTCACCTGACTCAAAggtaaatatacaaaagctAATTTACTTTGactttaacttttaactttcTTTTTAGCTAAcaaaattgccaacaaattaGTTTATGTTTGAAGATTTGCTTCATAGAAAGCAGGGTTGCCACCTGACCTTAAGGTATCTATGcaggatatatgtatatttaatttcctcTAAAGCTAATTTATTCTAAGTTTAACTTGTTTTTAACAACCAATTTATGTTTGAAACAGGGTTGCCACCCGTTTTTAAGGTAACCAAGCAATCACAACTTGATTAAAGTTGAAGCTATTTGAGCAGTTAAAATTGCAAGCTAATAAATGTCATTTTTTGATTagcaatttatgtttaaagaCTTGCTAATTAGTAAGCAGGGTAGTCACCTGTTGACTAAGCgagaaatacagaaatatactCTTGTTAAGCTTAAgctatttttgtaaataatgtcaacaaacttgttttttttttaaataataatttatattcaaagaCTGTTTTAATGAGAAGCAGGGTTGCCACCTTATTTCACTCGAAAAACTGTGAAatcatttatagtttttaaaaataatatctattgctttaagcaaatttcatctataaaatatttctgtatttcaaAAAGAACTCTTAAGTGAGCTGCCAGGGTTGCTGCCTACCTAAAAGCTACGTGTGCTACGTTCAGCATGCAATTAATGCATCTTAACAAATTATGATTTGTATTCCAGCGagtgcattttgtttgcatcCGAATGCAATTACACAGTTATTGCAGACAGTATTCACATGGGAGTGAATAGGGTTGCCACCTCAGCTGTACTTGTCTCGACAAGCGAATGCCTGTTAgtgatttttgcttttaaatgcaattacatgcttgtgttatttttgttttttttttttgccatttggtatgaaatgaaaatgaaaaataaacgCGGCGGCGTCAGGGTTGCCACCCCAccggggcaacaacaacaacaacaactcaccATCATGCAGCGCTCCTTGCCGATGTCACGGCACTGCTCGTGCATCAGCTCGATGGCATGGTTCCACTTCTCCATGCACTGACGATAGCTGGCCAAATCGAAGCCGGTGATTGTCACCTTGCGGGATATAATCGAATGAACCGTCGCCCGTCCATCGCGCACCATGAATAGGAATTTCGCctgtaagtgtatgtgtgtggaaaaCATATAGAAACGATGTAGAGAAAGAAGAAGAGTTGCTCGTACTTACGTTGGGAAATAGCTCGATAACATAGGAACCCATTTTGAGTGTGAGCGGATCCTTGTTACACAGACGCGGCGCCGGTTCGCCATGTTTCGCAATGATTTCGAGGCAGAACTGGGCGATGGCGCTATTCATGACCTCCTTGGTGATGCCCGCCTCCTGCAGTCGCAGCGACTCCTTCGCGGACTTGAGCCAATGCGAGCGCAGCTGCAGAATGCGCGGAATGACGCGCGTCTCCTGCCCGCAGCTAAATGGATGATACCGATGAGaaaaagacaaagagagagagagagagagagagagaaatagagacaTATAGCAAAACAATGGCGGAAGCATGAAGCGAAGGTACAACATACTGAGAAAAATTACGTGCTAAAAACttgaaacaaaattgcaatttgaaaaagttCTTGAAACAAGTTTCCATTCTCAATTATCATTTTGAGATTACAAATAAAGACATGAAACGTTATTTAagaaagaaattcttttgtatattttgtactctatggtatatttttaatgtattaccatatcaatataccaattatagcctttggtatattaatttgtgtatATTAAAGGAATAAAATGCTAAATAAGTAGCGGATAGCTcaaagttgagcacactcTATTGTAGCTTTACTTGTTTGTTCTTTAAAAGaattcttgaaacaagatttcTATCTTTGATAGTcataaaaaatctttttttaatttgtaaaatttgtcAAGATTCAAAAAATTTGTTCAtggtcataaaaataaaaataccaccGTATTTGGATCTaacaaaaaatgattttttgatttcttttaaaCAATCTAAGTTCAAGAATTTTATCCTTATATGCGCTTGTTTTTTCGGGATTCAATTTTGACATATTtgcaataagaaaatatttaaaaaatgtcaaattagagttattgtaaaatttgttctttgatttaagaatttatcTGCTTTAATCATGTAAAGATTGaagatttttttctatttagcACGTGTTTTTCTTGTAGTGTAGTTTAAGCTGTCAAGTGGTTGGTAGCGGGAGAATGGCGAGAAACAGTAGCAATTGTAGCAGGATGTGGGATATGCTGCAATGGGAGGAAAGCGGGATACCAGGATACCAGGATACTAGGATATGGAGTGCTCGTTGTCGTATGTTGCATGAGATGCCATGTTACAAAATGGAGAACAACACAATGATGTTTGATATCGCAttgctttcgctttggctttggaTACGGCTTTGGCGCAAACGGATGTCGCatgttgccgctgccaccgccTCCGACGTCGTCGCCCCAAAACCATGTTGCAGCCTGTTGCCTTGTTTCGGTGCCTGTTGCagctggttggttggttggttggttggttggctggctggctgtttgtctgtgtgtgttttttgtgggCCTCTCGCTAATGCATTCGGCCAAATGGAAAAGGTTACTCGCGACTCAACTCAATTCAGCTcaactcaatttcaatttcaattccaattccaactACAACTCAAACATGCTAGCATAAAATCGAAATTGCGAAATTGCTTGTCGCGTTTTCGGGTTTTCTTCATTCACTCCTGCCTCCGCTCCTCTCTTAACAGCACTTAAAGCACGTTGAGAGACGAGGAGGCACAAAATGTGGAGGCTTTAATCAGTGAGCCATGCTGGCCTCCACAGTTGATTTGTTTCCCAGcgtcatttaatttgcaaattaacaGCGTTAAATATGGAGCTGTAAATGAAGCTTAACTCATTTCTCCTTCcctttttctacttttttgatttttgtatttttttttttttttggtgttttctTAGCTTAAGCAATGTACTCAAGATTGCTGAGGCAGATAAATCGATTAATCGATTATGCAACTGTGCAGAAATCTTGTGGAAATCCTTTGCCTTGTAGTCGttgatttgcaaattgaattaatttcgaGTGGCAACAGTTGAAGTTAAAGTTATGATGCCCAAATTAAATGCTCTAAATGCAGAGCCTAATTATGAATGTGATTCATTAGGcatttacacaaaatataattcataattcaaGCATTCTATAATTGCTTTTACAAAATGAACTAGTATTTGCAATCTAGTTTAACTTAATTGGAATTGAATtacatcaaaatatttcattagcatttatgtatattttaagcaagCGCTCagaagtatgctacactttttctCAAATATGTGCAACAGTCATTAA
This region includes:
- the LOC133849364 gene encoding protein-tyrosine sulfotransferase isoform X2 encodes the protein MRLPYRNKKVTLWVLFAIIVVTMFLFKFTELRPNCLFKLDATNDLASQMVHVEKYVTDDNQRVYSYNREMPLIFIGGVPRSGTTLMRAMLDAHPDVRCGQETRVIPRILQLRSHWLKSAKESLRLQEAGITKEVMNSAIAQFCLEIIAKHGEPAPRLCNKDPLTLKMGSYVIELFPNAKFLFMVRDGRATVHSIISRKVTITGFDLASYRQCMEKWNHAIELMHEQCRDIGKERCMMVYYEQLVLHPEEWMRKILKFLDVPWNEAVLHHEEFINKPNGVPLSKVERSSDQVIKPVNLEALSKWVDQIPSDVVHDMANIAPMLSVLGYDPYANPPDYAKSQPHAVGK